From the genome of Adhaeribacter pallidiroseus:
AGTTTTATCTACTTCAATATTAAAAATGACTTGTAAAATATTGGCGTAAGAGGTGCGCAGGAAATTTAGTAAACGCGCTGCTATTTCGGTATCGAAAACACCCTTCGGTTTACATCCTAATTTTTTTAAAAGTAAAATATCATTCGTAGAAGAATGAATAATTTTGATAATTGCCGGATTTTCAATTAACTCCCAAAGCGGCTCCAGATTTTTTATAGTAAATGGGTCGATGAGGAAACACGCTTCTCGGGTAGCAATTTGCACCAGGCACAAGTTTAAACCATACGTGTACCGGTTATCGTCGAATTCTAAGTCTAAAGCTAATTCCGGAGAGTGAGCTAATTGGGTTAAAGCCCCTATAAACTCGGTTTCGGTAGTGATATACGAAAAAAAACGGCCAGTCTGCCGCAACCCTTGACCCATACTTACGTGTTTAGCGCAACAGGCAGCAATTTACAATTATAAAGCTTAAAGCAAATAGCTTAGCCGCTTTTTACAATACATCCTTTAAAACTTCCCAGGTATTTTTAGCTAATATCTCCTGCCCTTTAGCCGTAGGGTGTACCCCATCGCCTTGATTTAAACTCCGCTCTCCGGCCACTCCTTCCAGCAAAAACGGAATAAAAGCCAGATTGTTTTTTTCAGCCAGTTGCCGGAAAACTACCCGGAACTGCGCGGCGTACGAGCCCCCCATACTGGGTGGTATTTCCATACCCGCCAGTACAATTTTCACCTCCGGATACTTGGCTTTTACTTTATCTATAATGGCCTGCAAATTATCTTTGGTGGATGGTGGTGGTATACCGCGCAAGCCATCGTTTGCCCCTAATTCCAGCACAAGTACATCTACGGGTTGTTTTAAAAGCCAATCAATCCGGCTTTTGCCACCCGCCGAAGTTTCGCCGCTTAATCCGGCATTTATAACTTTGTAAGGCAGATTTAATGAATCTATTTTTTTCTGAATTAAAGCCGGGAAAGCTTCGGAAGGTTGCAGGCCGTAGCCTGCCGTTAAACTATTACCAAAAAATAAGATACTCTTCATAACTACAGGTTTCTTCTCTTCCGCAGGAACTGATTGTTGCACTGCGGCACTCTTCTCTTCGGGGCTGCCATTATTACAGCCAGAAGCCAGTAGTACGAA
Proteins encoded in this window:
- a CDS encoding arylesterase; translation: MKSILFFGNSLTAGYGLQPSEAFPALIQKKIDSLNLPYKVINAGLSGETSAGGKSRIDWLLKQPVDVLVLELGANDGLRGIPPPSTKDNLQAIIDKVKAKYPEVKIVLAGMEIPPSMGGSYAAQFRVVFRQLAEKNNLAFIPFLLEGVAGERSLNQGDGVHPTAKGQEILAKNTWEVLKDVL